One window of the Bacillus sp. (in: firmicutes) genome contains the following:
- the rph gene encoding ribonuclease PH: MRVDGRQTLELRPIHIQADFLKHPEGSVLITVGDTKVICTASIDDRVPPFMRGEGKGWITAEYSMLPRATEQRNVRESSKGKVSGRTMEIQRLIGRALRAVVDLEAIGERTVWIDCDVIQADGGTRTASITGAFVAMTMALHKLQEEKELEKFPIKDYLAATSVGVLKELGVVLDLNYEEDSQAEVDMNIIMTGAGEFVELQGTGEEATFTFAQLQQMLDAAQQGISQLIQIQKETLGDIAVKIEENKAKEVE; encoded by the coding sequence GTGCGTGTTGATGGTAGACAAACATTGGAATTACGACCGATACATATACAAGCCGATTTTTTAAAACATCCAGAAGGAAGTGTACTTATTACGGTTGGAGATACAAAAGTGATTTGTACAGCGAGTATTGATGACCGAGTGCCACCATTTATGCGTGGGGAAGGAAAAGGCTGGATTACGGCTGAATATTCCATGTTACCAAGAGCAACAGAGCAACGAAATGTTCGGGAATCTTCCAAAGGAAAAGTGTCCGGACGGACGATGGAGATTCAGCGCCTTATTGGTCGAGCGTTACGGGCGGTAGTTGATTTAGAAGCGATTGGTGAACGGACAGTTTGGATTGATTGTGATGTCATCCAAGCAGATGGCGGAACAAGAACGGCTTCGATTACAGGAGCATTCGTAGCCATGACGATGGCTCTTCATAAGCTACAAGAAGAAAAAGAATTAGAGAAATTTCCGATTAAGGACTATTTAGCCGCTACTAGTGTAGGGGTGTTAAAGGAATTAGGAGTCGTTTTAGACTTAAATTACGAAGAAGATAGTCAAGCAGAAGTAGATATGAATATCATAATGACGGGTGCAGGCGAATTTGTTGAATTACAAGGTACAGGCGAAGAAGCTACGTTTACGTTTGCTCAACTACAGCAAATGTTAGACGCCGCTCAACAAGGGATTAGCCAACTAATTCAAATTCAAAAAGAAACATTAGGAGACATTGCGGTAAAAATTGAGGAGAACAAAGCTAAGGAAGTGGAATAA
- a CDS encoding XTP/dITP diphosphatase, whose translation MEKVIIATANRGKAKEFEQMFQAYGIDILTLLDLEEPIDIQETGTTFEENALIKAREVATRLNMPVIADDSGLEVDALDGRPGVYSARYAGEQKDDQANIEKVLRELKGVPFEQRTARFRCALAVVFPSGEEFTVHGTCEGYITEQPKGTNGFGYDPIFYVPEKQCTMAELPSEIKNKISHRAHALQQFKKRMDKWFGGKGE comes from the coding sequence GTGGAAAAAGTCATTATTGCCACAGCCAATCGGGGGAAGGCCAAAGAATTTGAACAAATGTTCCAAGCGTATGGAATCGATATACTTACTTTATTAGATTTAGAAGAACCGATTGATATTCAGGAAACAGGGACGACGTTTGAAGAAAATGCGCTCATAAAAGCGAGGGAAGTAGCCACTCGCTTAAACATGCCGGTCATTGCGGATGATTCTGGACTTGAAGTGGATGCGTTGGACGGAAGACCTGGTGTTTACTCCGCAAGATATGCTGGAGAACAAAAAGACGATCAAGCAAACATTGAAAAAGTACTAAGGGAACTAAAAGGTGTGCCGTTTGAACAGCGGACCGCTCGCTTTCGTTGTGCACTAGCCGTAGTTTTTCCTTCAGGAGAAGAATTTACCGTCCATGGCACTTGTGAAGGATATATTACGGAGCAACCTAAGGGTACAAACGGCTTCGGCTATGATCCAATTTTTTATGTACCTGAAAAACAATGTACTATGGCTGAACTTCCATCAGAAATAAAAAATAAAATAAGCCATCGTGCGCATGCGTTACAGCAATTTAAAAAGCGAATGGAC